The genome window GTGGGGCTGGCCCCTGCCATCAGCCGGGCTGTGGCCTCATGCAGAAACACCTGGGCAGAAGGGCAAGAGTTGGGGCTCAGGCCAAATCCCCCACTCTCCCCCCACACCTCTGCCTTAAGTCCCCACTGGGAGGTAAGGGGCCCGTGAGCACTCACCCTCCGCATGGCAGGCCGGAAGTTCTGTGCCAGACGCCTCAGGCCACTCAGGTCCCGCTGGAAGCCATGCAGCTCaagggcagaggcctgggccccACCACCCAGGCCCTGGGAAGCCTGGGCCAGTGCAGGAGGTTGCTGTTGTCGCCACAGGCTAGTACGCACCACAAGGAGCAGGTCACACAGGAAAAGCTGCATGGCCTAGGGGTGGTGGGCAGGGCACGGTGAGGGTCACAGGGGCTCCAGCTCTGGAGAGGGGGAGGTTGGGGGCCCGCAGTGCCCAGGGCCAGCTCCGGGCTGCACTGCCGAGGCACTGCGCCTGCCTCACACGCGCAATGCACCAGCAATGCACCGCGGGACCGCCCACCTCTCTGGGCCCCCACGCCTGCCACCTGCCATGAAGCAACCTCCAAAGAGGGCCCTGCCGCACAGCTCACCACACCCCTCCTGGCAGTGCAGAAACGGAGGCCAAAGGGGATGCGCCACTCTCCCATGGATACAAGCTTTAGCCAGAAAGCAAGGCCAGCTGGACCCCCCGTCCTGTGCAGCTAAGCTGACAGTCTTCTGTAGCCCAAGAGGGAATGTCCAGGGAATGCAAAGGCTGTGATTCCCCAGACCTGCCAGGCCCCTGGCCCAACCCCTTACCTTGTCAATGGAGCTGCCAGCTGGTGTCGTGGCAAGGCTATCCTGCATGTACCCACTGGCCTTCTCACAGATGGCCAGGCTGGCCGAGCCAGACTCTGCCTTCCCACGGCCCAGCAGGGAGCGGGCAGCCTTGAAGGAGTGCAGAGCTGCCCTAGGCAGGGGTCTCCTGTTGGAACCAAGGCAGAGGAGTGATGGTCAGACCAGGCCACAGGCTGTGACTGAGCTCCCTGCCGCTCTGGCTCGGACTTTCCGGGGAAGAAAGGGACCCAAGCACACAGAACAAAGGCTGGGAGGCTGCATGGTGCTgggggccaggagaacctggccTGAACTCACTCAGACTCCTGCAATGCACGCGGCAGGTGCTCCACCAGCGGGTAGAGCCGCTCAGCAGCCTCCTCATCGCGCCGCAGCCAGTGGATCACCACAGCCGTCAGCGAGGCCCACCACTTGGCCACAGGGTCTGTGCCTGCAGAGAATGGGGCGGGGGGGGCTCCCTGAGATGCAGTGACACCGCACCTGAAGCTGAGCTGATTCAGAGCTGGGACTGAGCAGGGAGTcacagggcaggggcctgggagctCACCAGTGGTAGCAGCCAAGCTGGAGCTGACAGAGAAACTGCAGGCAGGAGCCCCAGCGGCTTCACAACAGCTGTTCAGCAGCTGCAGGTACCCCAGGGCATCTGAGAAGCCCCTGTGTCAGGAGAGGGCTGGCTGTCAAGACAGGTGGCACTGGCCCTCCTCACCGCCCCACCAGAGCACAGCCCAGCCTCCTGGCTCTATGAAGTGCCACTGTCTCCTCCTACCAAGctggtggggaaactgagatcCCAAGAGGAACTGAGATGCACCTGAGGCCACAGAGTAGGTGCACGAAGCCTGGCTGGCCACCTACACAGGTCCCTGGACATAGCCATTCCCAGACTCCACCATGGAAGGTCCTTGCTTGGTGGGAGCTCAGGGACACTCACTTGTCCCCATCAGCTGATCCAGGGCTGGGACTGGGCTGGGCCACACAATTCAGTGCTCGCTCCAAGAGATGTTCACGGAAGAGCTGAGTCACCTGGGCCAGGGGGTCCACTGTGGGGAGGAGTAGGTGTGTGGGGTGGTGGGAAGGCCCCCCACCATATTCACCCCTCTACACTGAGGGCTCTTTCCTGGGCACATGGTGGGTTAGGCTCTGTGACAGATGAAAGCTGGTGGGCAAATCCTCCACCCTTGCCCTTGGATGGGATAACTGACCTAGGATAGTGCGATCTACTCGGTAACACGCCCTCCTCAGCTCTGTCCCTTCCCTGCCTGACCTCCTGGCAGCACACTGGGGTTGCCTGGGATCGCTGCCCAGATCAACCACCTGCCCCCAAACCCGTCTCCCCGCTCACTTCTGAAGAGCCCAAAGAGACAGAGATCCAGCAGGGCCTGCTTGTTCCCGCAGCCCCAGAGCAACAGTGGATGGTGGAGCAACAGGCCGGGATGGGCAGGGACATCAGAGATTCAGGGGACAAGGAACAGGACAGAAACAAAGATGAGGAATGGAAATGGGGGACAAAGGATGGGATGGGAACAGGGGTGAGACACAGGGGTGAGAGAGCACCTGGGTTCCTGGCCAAGCTGTACAGGCTCTCCCGTGGGGCACTGCACACAGCCCAGTCTCCATCCACAAAGAAACGGTGGCCCACAGGGTGGCAGATCCATTGCATGGCAAGAGGCACTGcaccactctgtgccaggcaggcCTGGCGGGCACCACTCAGAAAGAAGCgctgtgggggtgaggggaggagcTGGGCTGTCACACTGGACCAGGCAGGGCTCAGACCAAGACCCCAGCAGGGCCTGGAGCCCACCCATAACCAACTGCCTCATCTTGTGCAGCTCCCTGCCCAGGGAATATGGGTCAGAGCTACAAAGACAAGCCCCCAGCACCATTCCCACCAGCCCAACACACACTCACTGTCAGAAAATGCAAGGCCCTCGGGAGACTGGTCTTGACCCTCAGCGCAGCAGCCACATTGATCTCAGCCAGTGTCGCCACAGATACAGCATCTCCTGCACATTCCGCCAGGTTCAGGGCGCTCAGTGCCAGGTTGGTAGCAGAGAGGTGCCCGCCCGTGTACTTCCCTGGAAGATAGGCAGGCGTAAGGCTCGGGCATGTGCAGAGATGGCAGGAGCCCCATGGCCGCGCTTCGCACTCTGTACCCGTGGTGTGCAGCTGGTGCAGCTTGTGGTAGACAAGTGCCGCGTCCCGGGCGCTGGCATGGGCGTCCGCCTGCAGAGCACAGTCCCTCTGCAGACCCCCCGCCCGgcctgccagccagcagcccacccAGAGGTGCTGCAGCAGGTGGCGGATGAGGTTCCAGAGCAGGCTACAGGCCAGGTCCACATGGGAGGTGGGCAGCGGCCGGCCCAGTGCACGCAGGGCCAGCCACAGCTGCTGGGTGGCCTGGGCAAAGTCCCCCTGAGGACAGgggtttgcaggtgaggaaaGCAGAGTCAGAGCTTCCAGAGCCCACAGCACCCATCTAGCTCTGAAGAACCCCCCAACCCGGGCTCCCCACTGTGACCTCAGCGTCCCCCAGCAGCACTGGGCTGGACGCCCAGGAGTCAGTGGGAGTCTGAGGGGTAGATAAGGGTGGGCAGATTCATAGTGCCCATGaggcagggaagaggaggggagccCAGCACCTGCCCAGGGGCCACCAGggcactccccccacccaccccccttTCCCCGGGGGCTGCCCCTTACCCGGGCCAGGTCCAGGTCAGCCTGCTTGCGATGCCTCCAGAAGTGCACTGCAGGGCCTGAGTGGGGCCGTGTGACTGGCTCTCCATAGACGAAGAGGAATGCCAAGGAGACCAACACCAGCAGCCCATTCATCAGCCAGACCAGTGGGGGCAGCAGCCACAGGGCCCAACCAGGACCACCTGGGGACAAACAGATGGGCTGGGGACACAGCTCCCAGGAAGCCCTGAGCCCAAGCCCACAGGCCATGTCCTACACCTGAGTtccccttcccacctctccccCAAAGAAGCCCGTGCTGGCCTGTCTTACCTCTCCCCTCCATGCCCAGCATGTTGCGCCCAGGACTATGGTAGATGCTGGTGGCACCTGAGGGGCCAGGGGCACCCCAACTGCCCAGCAGGGAGGCCAAGGGAttgcaggagagacagaggaagacaagagTGCACAGGGCCAGGCGGGAGCGGTCCAGCATGCCCCGGCTGTGGGGGGACGTCAGCTTCACCTGGTGGGGATGGCAGGGTGATGAGGACAGCAGGAGTGGCCCAGAGCGCATTGCTCAGGGAAGGGTGGATGGGCACCCAACCAGCCTTACTAGCGGCCCCACATGGCTCCAGCCTCAGTTtttctgtctataaaatgggaggtGGGATACATTAGGGATCTATTTGTGACCCAGTCCTGGCGTTCAGAGGCTATCACTGGGAGACAGGTAGAGGCCATATGGCAGGGCCCAACCTGGCTGTCCTCAAAGACTGGGCTGTCAGGCTCCGAGTCACTGCCACTGCCACCACTCCTGCCGCCAAGGGACAAGGGACTGCTCTGGGAGGGTGAGCCTGCGTCCGAGGGCGGTGGGCTC of Manis javanica isolate MJ-LG chromosome 4, MJ_LKY, whole genome shotgun sequence contains these proteins:
- the SREBF1 gene encoding sterol regulatory element-binding protein 1 isoform X1 codes for the protein MDEPTFCEAALEQALGEPCELDAALLTDIEDMLQLINNQDSDFPGLFDPPYAGGRAAGTDPASPDASSPGSLSPPPATMSSPLEGFLGSPKAIPPPLSPPQPAPSPLKMYPSVPAFSPGPGIKEEPVPLTILQPPATQPLPGALLPQSFPAPAPLQFSSAPMLGYASPAGGLSTGTPPGSTPQPLPGLPLASLPGVPPVSLHTQVQSVAPGTTTVTSQIQQVPVLLQPHFIKADSVLLATMKADTGAAMQAAGVSSMAPGTAVQTGPLQALVSGGTILATVPLVVDADKLPINRLAAGGKVLGSSQSRGEKRTAHNAIEKRYRSSINDKIVELKDLVVGTEAKLNKSAVLRKAIDYIRFLQLSNQKLKQENLSLRTAAHESKSLKELVSACGNGGNTDVPMGSTKPEVVDTLSPPPSDAGSPSQSSPLSLGGRSGGSGSDSEPDSPVFEDSQVKLTSPHSRGMLDRSRLALCTLVFLCLSCNPLASLLGSWGAPGPSGATSIYHSPGRNMLGMEGRGGPGWALWLLPPLVWLMNGLLVLVSLAFLFVYGEPVTRPHSGPAVHFWRHRKQADLDLARGDFAQATQQLWLALRALGRPLPTSHVDLACSLLWNLIRHLLQHLWVGCWLAGRAGGLQRDCALQADAHASARDAALVYHKLHQLHTTGKYTGGHLSATNLALSALNLAECAGDAVSVATLAEINVAAALRVKTSLPRALHFLTRFFLSGARQACLAQSGAVPLAMQWICHPVGHRFFVDGDWAVCSAPRESLYSLARNPVDPLAQVTQLFREHLLERALNCVAQPSPSPGSADGDKGFSDALGYLQLLNSCCEAAGAPACSFSVSSSLAATTGELPGPCPVTPCSVPALNQLSFRCGVTASQGAPPAPFSAGTDPVAKWWASLTAVVIHWLRRDEEAAERLYPLVEHLPRALQESERPLPRAALHSFKAARSLLGRGKAESGSASLAICEKASGYMQDSLATTPAGSSIDKAMQLFLCDLLLVVRTSLWRQQQPPALAQASQGLGGGAQASALELHGFQRDLSGLRRLAQNFRPAMRRVFLHEATARLMAGASPTRTHQLLDRSLRRRAGPCSKGGAADLEPRPTRREHAEALLLASCYLPPGFLSAPGQRVGMLAEAARTLEKLGDRRLLHDCQQMLMRLGGGTTVTSS
- the SREBF1 gene encoding sterol regulatory element-binding protein 1 isoform X2, with product MECTFEDMLQLINNQDSDFPGLFDPPYAGGRAAGTDPASPDASSPGSLSPPPATMSSPLEGFLGSPKAIPPPLSPPQPAPSPLKMYPSVPAFSPGPGIKEEPVPLTILQPPATQPLPGALLPQSFPAPAPLQFSSAPMLGYASPAGGLSTGTPPGSTPQPLPGLPLASLPGVPPVSLHTQVQSVAPGTTTVTSQIQQVPVLLQPHFIKADSVLLATMKADTGAAMQAAGVSSMAPGTAVQTGPLQALVSGGTILATVPLVVDADKLPINRLAAGGKVLGSSQSRGEKRTAHNAIEKRYRSSINDKIVELKDLVVGTEAKLNKSAVLRKAIDYIRFLQLSNQKLKQENLSLRTAAHESKSLKELVSACGNGGNTDVPMGSTKPEVVDTLSPPPSDAGSPSQSSPLSLGGRSGGSGSDSEPDSPVFEDSQVKLTSPHSRGMLDRSRLALCTLVFLCLSCNPLASLLGSWGAPGPSGATSIYHSPGRNMLGMEGRGGPGWALWLLPPLVWLMNGLLVLVSLAFLFVYGEPVTRPHSGPAVHFWRHRKQADLDLARGDFAQATQQLWLALRALGRPLPTSHVDLACSLLWNLIRHLLQHLWVGCWLAGRAGGLQRDCALQADAHASARDAALVYHKLHQLHTTGKYTGGHLSATNLALSALNLAECAGDAVSVATLAEINVAAALRVKTSLPRALHFLTRFFLSGARQACLAQSGAVPLAMQWICHPVGHRFFVDGDWAVCSAPRESLYSLARNPVDPLAQVTQLFREHLLERALNCVAQPSPSPGSADGDKGFSDALGYLQLLNSCCEAAGAPACSFSVSSSLAATTGTDPVAKWWASLTAVVIHWLRRDEEAAERLYPLVEHLPRALQESERPLPRAALHSFKAARSLLGRGKAESGSASLAICEKASGYMQDSLATTPAGSSIDKAMQLFLCDLLLVVRTSLWRQQQPPALAQASQGLGGGAQASALELHGFQRDLSGLRRLAQNFRPAMRRVFLHEATARLMAGASPTRTHQLLDRSLRRRAGPCSKGGAADLEPRPTRREHAEALLLASCYLPPGFLSAPGQRVGMLAEAARTLEKLGDRRLLHDCQQMLMRLGGGTTVTSS
- the SREBF1 gene encoding sterol regulatory element-binding protein 1 isoform X7 is translated as MPALLEACPQVLLQPHFIKADSVLLATMKADTGAAMQAAGVSSMAPGTAVQTGPLQALVSGGTILATVPLVVDADKLPINRLAAGGKVLGSSQSRGEKRTAHNAIEKRYRSSINDKIVELKDLVVGTEAKLNKSAVLRKAIDYIRFLQLSNQKLKQENLSLRTAAHESKSLKELVSACGNGGNTDVPMGSTKPEVVDTLSPPPSDAGSPSQSSPLSLGGRSGGSGSDSEPDSPVFEDSQVKLTSPHSRGMLDRSRLALCTLVFLCLSCNPLASLLGSWGAPGPSGATSIYHSPGRNMLGMEGRGGPGWALWLLPPLVWLMNGLLVLVSLAFLFVYGEPVTRPHSGPAVHFWRHRKQADLDLARGDFAQATQQLWLALRALGRPLPTSHVDLACSLLWNLIRHLLQHLWVGCWLAGRAGGLQRDCALQADAHASARDAALVYHKLHQLHTTGKYTGGHLSATNLALSALNLAECAGDAVSVATLAEINVAAALRVKTSLPRALHFLTRFFLSGARQACLAQSGAVPLAMQWICHPVGHRFFVDGDWAVCSAPRESLYSLARNPVDPLAQVTQLFREHLLERALNCVAQPSPSPGSADGDKGFSDALGYLQLLNSCCEAAGAPACSFSVSSSLAATTGTDPVAKWWASLTAVVIHWLRRDEEAAERLYPLVEHLPRALQESERPLPRAALHSFKAARSLLGRGKAESGSASLAICEKASGYMQDSLATTPAGSSIDKAMQLFLCDLLLVVRTSLWRQQQPPALAQASQGLGGGAQASALELHGFQRDLSGLRRLAQNFRPAMRRVFLHEATARLMAGASPTRTHQLLDRSLRRRAGPCSKGGAADLEPRPTRREHAEALLLASCYLPPGFLSAPGQRVGMLAEAARTLEKLGDRRLLHDCQQMLMRLGGGTTVTSS
- the SREBF1 gene encoding sterol regulatory element-binding protein 1 isoform X8; amino-acid sequence: MDEPTFCEAALEQALGEPCELDAALLTDIEGTVGVVRGRAGQSPGCPEGAAGAGRGAMECTFEDMLQLINNQDSDFPGLFDPPYAGGRAAGTDPASPDASSPGSLSPPPATMSSPLEGFLGSPKAIPPPLSPPQPAPSPLKMYPSVPAFSPGPGIKEEPVPLTILQPPATQPLPGALLPQSFPAPAPLQFSSAPMLGYASPAGGLSTGTPPGSTPQPLPGLPLASLPGVPPVSLHTQVQSVAPGTTTVTSQIQQVPVLLQPHFIKADSVLLATMKADTGAAMQAAGVSSMAPGTAVQTGPLQALVSGGTILATVPLVVDADKLPINRLAAGGKVLGSSQSRGEKRTAHNAIEKRYRSSINDKIVELKDLVVGTEAKLNKSAVLRKAIDYIRFLQLSNQKLKQENLSLRTAAHESKSLKELVSACGNGGNTDVPMGSTKPEVVDTLSPPPSDAGSPSQSSPLSLGGRSGGSGSDSEPDSPVFEDSQVKLTSPHSRGMLDRSRLALCTLVFLCLSCNPLASLLGSWGAPGPSGATSIYHSPGRNMLGMEGRGGPGWALWLLPPLVWLMNGLLVLVSLAFLFVYGEPVTRPHSGPAVHFWRHRKQADLDLARGDFAQATQQLWLALRALGRPLPTSHVDLACSLLWNLIRHLLQHLWVGCWLAGRAGGLQRDCALQADAHASARDAALVYHKLHQLHTTGKYTGGHLSATNLALSALNLAECAGDAVSVATLAEINVAAALRVKTSLPRALHFLTRFFLSGARQACLAQSGAVPLAMQWICHPVGHRFFVDGDWAVCSAPRESLYSLARNPVDPLAQVTQLFREHLLERALNCVAQPSPSPGSADGDKGFSDALGYLQLLNSCCEAAGAPACSFSVSSSLAATTGTDPVAKWWASLTAVVIHWLRRDEEAAERLYPLVEHLPRALQESERPLPRAALHSFKAARSLLGRGKAESGSASLAICEKASGYMQDSLATTPAGSSIDKAMQLFLCDLLLVVRTSLWRQQQPPALAQASQGLGGGAQASALELHGFQRDLSGLRRLAQNFRPAMRRVFLHEATARLMAGASPTRTHQLLDRSLRRRAGPCSKGGAADLEPRPTRREHAEALLLASCYLPPGFLSAPGQRVGMLAEAARTLEKLGDRRLLHDCQQMLMRLGGGTTVTSS
- the SREBF1 gene encoding sterol regulatory element-binding protein 1 isoform X5, coding for MECTFEDMLQLINNQDSDFPGLFDPPYAGGRAAGTDPASPDASSPGSLSPPPATMSSPLEGFLGSPKAIPPPLSPPQPAPSPLKMYPSVPAFSPGPGIKEEPVPLTILQPPATQPLPGALLPQSFPAPAPLQFSSAPMLGYASPAGGLSTGTPPGSTPQPLPGLPLASLPGVPPVSLHTQVQSVAPGTTTVTSQIQQVPVLLQPHFIKADSVLLATMKADTGAAMQAAGVSSMAPGTAVQTGPLQALVSGGTILATVPLVVDADKLPINRLAAGGKVLGSSQSRGEKRTAHNAIEKRYRSSINDKIVELKDLVVGTEAKVKLTSPHSRGMLDRSRLALCTLVFLCLSCNPLASLLGSWGAPGPSGATSIYHSPGRNMLGMEGRGGPGWALWLLPPLVWLMNGLLVLVSLAFLFVYGEPVTRPHSGPAVHFWRHRKQADLDLARGDFAQATQQLWLALRALGRPLPTSHVDLACSLLWNLIRHLLQHLWVGCWLAGRAGGLQRDCALQADAHASARDAALVYHKLHQLHTTGKYTGGHLSATNLALSALNLAECAGDAVSVATLAEINVAAALRVKTSLPRALHFLTRFFLSGARQACLAQSGAVPLAMQWICHPVGHRFFVDGDWAVCSAPRESLYSLARNPVDPLAQVTQLFREHLLERALNCVAQPSPSPGSADGDKGFSDALGYLQLLNSCCEAAGAPACSFSVSSSLAATTGTDPVAKWWASLTAVVIHWLRRDEEAAERLYPLVEHLPRALQESERPLPRAALHSFKAARSLLGRGKAESGSASLAICEKASGYMQDSLATTPAGSSIDKAMQLFLCDLLLVVRTSLWRQQQPPALAQASQGLGGGAQASALELHGFQRDLSGLRRLAQNFRPAMRRVFLHEATARLMAGASPTRTHQLLDRSLRRRAGPCSKGGAADLEPRPTRREHAEALLLASCYLPPGFLSAPGQRVGMLAEAARTLEKLGDRRLLHDCQQMLMRLGGGTTVTSS
- the SREBF1 gene encoding sterol regulatory element-binding protein 1 isoform X4, coding for MECTFEDMLQLINNQDSDFPGLFDPPYAGGRAAGTDPASPDASSPGSLSPPPATMSSPLEGFLGSPKAIPPPLSPPQPAPSPLKMYPSVPAFSPGPGIKEEPVPLTILQPPATQPLPGALLPQSFPAPAPLQFSSAPMLGYASPAGGLSTGTPPGSTPQPLPGLPLASLPGVPPVSLHTQVQSVAPGTTTVTSQIQQVPVLLQPHFIKADSVLLATMKADTGAAMQAAGVSSMAPGTAVQTGPLQLNKSAVLRKAIDYIRFLQLSNQKLKQENLSLRTAAHESKSLKELVSACGNGGNTDVPMGSTKPEVVDTLSPPPSDAGSPSQSSPLSLGGRSGGSGSDSEPDSPVFEDSQVKLTSPHSRGMLDRSRLALCTLVFLCLSCNPLASLLGSWGAPGPSGATSIYHSPGRNMLGMEGRGGPGWALWLLPPLVWLMNGLLVLVSLAFLFVYGEPVTRPHSGPAVHFWRHRKQADLDLARGDFAQATQQLWLALRALGRPLPTSHVDLACSLLWNLIRHLLQHLWVGCWLAGRAGGLQRDCALQADAHASARDAALVYHKLHQLHTTGKYTGGHLSATNLALSALNLAECAGDAVSVATLAEINVAAALRVKTSLPRALHFLTRFFLSGARQACLAQSGAVPLAMQWICHPVGHRFFVDGDWAVCSAPRESLYSLARNPVDPLAQVTQLFREHLLERALNCVAQPSPSPGSADGDKGFSDALGYLQLLNSCCEAAGAPACSFSVSSSLAATTGTDPVAKWWASLTAVVIHWLRRDEEAAERLYPLVEHLPRALQESERPLPRAALHSFKAARSLLGRGKAESGSASLAICEKASGYMQDSLATTPAGSSIDKAMQLFLCDLLLVVRTSLWRQQQPPALAQASQGLGGGAQASALELHGFQRDLSGLRRLAQNFRPAMRRVFLHEATARLMAGASPTRTHQLLDRSLRRRAGPCSKGGAADLEPRPTRREHAEALLLASCYLPPGFLSAPGQRVGMLAEAARTLEKLGDRRLLHDCQQMLMRLGGGTTVTSS
- the SREBF1 gene encoding sterol regulatory element-binding protein 1 isoform X6: MDEPTFCEAALEQALGEPCELDAALLTDIEDMLQLINNQDSDFPGLFDPPYAGGRAAGTDPASPDASSPGSLSPPPATMSSPLEGFLGSPKAIPPPLSPPQPAPSPLKMYPSVPAFSPGPGIKEEPVPLTILQPPATQPLPGALLPQSFPAPAPLQFSSAPMLGYASPAGGLSTGTPPGSTPQPLPGLPLASLPGVPPVSLHTQVQSVAPGTTTVTSQIQQVPVLLQPHFIKADSVLLATMKADTGAAMQAAGVSSMAPGTAVQTGPLQLNKSAVLRKAIDYIRFLQLSNQKLKQENLSLRTAAHESKSLKELVSACGNGGNTDVPMGSTKPEVVDTLSPPPSDAGSPSQSSPLSLGGRSGGSGSDSEPDSPVFEDSQVKLTSPHSRGMLDRSRLALCTLVFLCLSCNPLASLLGSWGAPGPSGATSIYHSPGRNMLGMEGRGGPGWALWLLPPLVWLMNGLLVLVSLAFLFVYGEPVTRPHSGPAVHFWRHRKQADLDLARGDFAQATQQLWLALRALGRPLPTSHVDLACSLLWNLIRHLLQHLWVGCWLAGRAGGLQRDCALQADAHASARDAALVYHKLHQLHTTGKYTGGHLSATNLALSALNLAECAGDAVSVATLAEINVAAALRVKTSLPRALHFLTRFFLSGARQACLAQSGAVPLAMQWICHPVGHRFFVDGDWAVCSAPRESLYSLARNPVDPLAQVTQLFREHLLERALNCVAQPSPSPGSADGDKGFSDALGYLQLLNSCCEAAGAPACSFSVSSSLAATTGTDPVAKWWASLTAVVIHWLRRDEEAAERLYPLVEHLPRALQESERPLPRAALHSFKAARSLLGRGKAESGSASLAICEKASGYMQDSLATTPAGSSIDKAMQLFLCDLLLVVRTSLWRQQQPPALAQASQGLGGGAQASALELHGFQRDLSGLRRLAQNFRPAMRRVFLHEATARLMAGASPTRTHQLLDRSLRRRAGPCSKGGAADLEPRPTRREHAEALLLASCYLPPGFLSAPGQRVGMLAEAARTLEKLGDRRLLHDCQQMLMRLGGGTTVTSS
- the SREBF1 gene encoding sterol regulatory element-binding protein 1 isoform X3, whose amino-acid sequence is MDEPTFCEAALEQALGEPCELDAALLTDIEDMLQLINNQDSDFPGLFDPPYAGGRAAGTDPASPDASSPGSLSPPPATMSSPLEGFLGSPKAIPPPLSPPQPAPSPLKMYPSVPAFSPGPGIKEEPVPLTILQPPATQPLPGALLPQSFPAPAPLQFSSAPMLGYASPAGGLSTGTPPGSTPQPLPGLPLASLPGVPPVSLHTQVQSVAPGTTTVTSQIQQVPVLLQPHFIKADSVLLATMKADTGAAMQAAGVSSMAPGTAVQTGPLQALVSGGTILATVPLVVDADKLPINRLAAGGKVLGSSQSRGEKRTAHNAIEKRYRSSINDKIVELKDLVVGTEAKLNKSAVLRKAIDYIRFLQLSNQKLKQENLSLRTAAHESKSLKELVSACGNGGNTDVPMGSTKPEVVDTLSPPPSDAGSPSQSSPLSLGGRSGGSGSDSEPDSPVFEDSQVKLTSPHSRGMLDRSRLALCTLVFLCLSCNPLASLLGSWGAPGPSGATSIYHSPGRNMLGMEGRGGPGWALWLLPPLVWLMNGLLVLVSLAFLFVYGEPVTRPHSGPAVHFWRHRKQADLDLARGDFAQATQQLWLALRALGRPLPTSHVDLACSLLWNLIRHLLQHLWVGCWLAGRAGGLQRDCALQADAHASARDAALVYHKLHQLHTTGKYTGGHLSATNLALSALNLAECAGDAVSVATLAEINVAAALRVKTSLPRALHFLTRFFLSGARQACLAQSGAVPLAMQWICHPVGHRFFVDGDWAVCSAPRESLYSLARNPVDPLAQVTQLFREHLLERALNCVAQPSPSPGSADGDKGFSDALGYLQLLNSCCEAAGAPACSFSVSSSLAATTGTDPVAKWWASLTAVVIHWLRRDEEAAERLYPLVEHLPRALQESERPLPRAALHSFKAARSLLGRGKAESGSASLAICEKASGYMQDSLATTPAGSSIDKAMQLFLCDLLLVVRTSLWRQQQPPALAQASQGLGGGAQASALELHGFQRDLSGLRRLAQNFRPAMRRVFLHEATARLMAGASPTRTHQLLDRSLRRRAGPCSKGGAADLEPRPTRREHAEALLLASCYLPPGFLSAPGQRVGMLAEAARTLEKLGDRRLLHDCQQMLMRLGGGTTVTSS